TGAAATCGATGCCGCCTACGACACCGATATCGGCGGACTCTTGATGCGCGCGATCACAGACCGGCTGGCGCAAAAAGGGTAAACTGGCGCATTATTAAGTTTTGGCAGTCCGCCAACCGCAGTAAAAAGCAATAATCAGAATGACCGCAGCAGCCAGCCAATCGCCATCAAAAGCAGGTGCCGCCCCCGTGTCGGGAAACGCCCACAGCGCGTCGCCCGCCCAGGGCGACCGTATTACATTTGCGCTGTTTCTGGCCTGCGCACTGCACGCGCTGCTGATTTTCGGCATTGCCTTTACCGCACCGGAAGCGAGCCAGGCACCTCCCACGCTCGAGGTCACCCTGGCTCAACACCGCGCTGCAAACGCGCCCGAAAATGCAGACTATCTCGCCCAACACAACCAACAGGCGAGTGGCAGCGCCGACACACCCCGGGAACTGTCCACAGACCGCCGTGCAGAAATTGCAGATACCCGAATTCGCAAGGTAAACCCCTTGCCACAACAACAGGCCGCGCGCCCCGCAGACCAACGCCGCCAACTGATCACCACCATTGGTGACAGCCCGCAACAGGCCCCGGAACTGCCAGCAGAAGACCAGCGTTCAAAACAGAAGCGCGGCGACGCCCCCAGTGATCTGCCGCCGTCCAATCCCGAAATCGCCAGCCTGCAGGCACGACTGGACAAAATCCGCCAGACCATTGCCCAGCGCCCGCGGGTGCGTCGCTTGACCTCCGTCGCCACCAAAGCCTCTGCCGATGCCGCCTATCTACACGACTGGCGTCAGAAGGTGGAAGCCATCGGCAACGAGAACTTTCCACAGGAAGCCCTGCAGCGACAGATCACCGGTGACCTGCGCATGATGGTGCGACTGCTGCCCACGGGCGCCGTCGAAGAAGTGGTGATTCTGAAATCTTCGGGCGAGCGTATTCTGGATGATGCCGCCCAGCAGATCGTGCGACTCGCCGCGCCCTTTGCCCCTTTCCCGGCGGAAATCCGCAAGCAGGCGGACCGACTGGAAATCATCCGCACCTGGCGCTTCGAGATGACCGGTTTCTCCACCGACGCCGGACGCGGCTGATCAAAACCAGAACAGATCGGCCCGACTGACCATGACGTACAACCGGGTTTCCCGCTAAACTAACCCCCATGCATAACCCCAATCTCGACAGCGATCTCACCCACGGCAGCCTGCGCGGCCAGTTCCTGCTCGCCATGCCCGCCATGGAAGATCCCCGCTTCC
The Microbulbifer celer DNA segment above includes these coding regions:
- a CDS encoding energy transducer TonB, encoding MSGNAHSASPAQGDRITFALFLACALHALLIFGIAFTAPEASQAPPTLEVTLAQHRAANAPENADYLAQHNQQASGSADTPRELSTDRRAEIADTRIRKVNPLPQQQAARPADQRRQLITTIGDSPQQAPELPAEDQRSKQKRGDAPSDLPPSNPEIASLQARLDKIRQTIAQRPRVRRLTSVATKASADAAYLHDWRQKVEAIGNENFPQEALQRQITGDLRMMVRLLPTGAVEEVVILKSSGERILDDAAQQIVRLAAPFAPFPAEIRKQADRLEIIRTWRFEMTGFSTDAGRG